The window AGGCTTACCGTTGGCTGTGGTGGAACTACCTGTGGTGGCCACTTGCACCGGCTCAGACGGCGGCAACAAGCCCATGCCCTTCAGCAAGTAGTCGTAGCCGATAATGACGGCCAGGGACACGATAAGGAAAATAACGACTCGTTTTTCCATGAAGGTTTAGACAGTGAGTAGCGGATGAAGTGTTGGTGCCACGACGGTTACCTTACAGGATCAACACCGCCGGGATGGAAAGGATGACATTTTAACAGCCGTCGAACGGCCATCACCCCTCCTTTGAGTACACCATGCCGCTCGATGGCGTCCTGCGCATACACGGAACAAGTCGGATAGAAACGGCAGGCCGGCCCAAGCAGCGGCGAAATACAGGCACGGTA of the Nitrospira sp. genome contains:
- the yidD gene encoding membrane protein insertion efficiency factor YidD; its protein translation is MASHIAKTAVSPFWGTLALRRVCLILLTIYRACISPLLGPACRFYPTCSVYAQDAIERHGVLKGGVMAVRRLLKCHPFHPGGVDPVR